The following are encoded together in the Tribolium castaneum strain GA2 chromosome 3, icTriCast1.1, whole genome shotgun sequence genome:
- the LOC664417 gene encoding E3 ubiquitin-protein ligase sina, whose product MEDNLYDELLVELECPICTNYMSPPIRQCATGHSVCDACRNKLPKCALCQGAFTECRNHSLEALAVKMRYPCINKVSGCNAKLSYTERETHELRCPLKGFKCAMEKCTWVGRLEELAAHWASKKMSSKPYHKSNVCHTKMKSESYYVNMVNAYDRLFWFKCKLTKNKLYWAVQYIGNAAEAEGFYYEIEIFKPGRTKKRVLLSDYCQSIELENSQLFGDDSCICINTDAVNGFVSSDQLLIYYLRVNAIKDEKSEQAHGQVTDVAYKTDHGARQRDRSKGPPNLAKKDYKKKYNQHHNSKQNKQKEGFVLL is encoded by the coding sequence ATGGAAGACAACCTGTATGACGAGCTCCTGGTGGAGCTGGAGTGCCCCATTTGCACCAACTACATGTCGCCCCCTATCCGACAGTGCGCGACGGGGCACAGCGTGTGCGACGCCTGTCGCAACAAACTCCCTAAGTGTGCCTTGTGCCAGGGGGCCTTCACCGAATGCCGCAATCATTCCCTGGAGGCTCTAGCAGTGAAGATGCGCTACCCTTGCATCAACAAAGTCTCAGGATGCAACGCCAAACTCTCGTACACGGAACGCGAGACCCACGAGCTGCGGTGCCCCCTTAAGGGCTTCAAATGCGCCATGGAGAAGTGCACCTGGGTGGGCAGGCTGGAGGAGCTGGCGGCCCATTGGGCCTCAAAGAAAATGTCCAGCAAGCCCTACCACAAGAGCAACGTTTGCCACACCAAAATGAAATCAGAGTCGTACTACGTCAACATGGTCAATGCTTACGATAGGCTGTTCTGGTTCAAGTGTAAGCTGACCAAGAATAAGTTGTACTGGGCTGTGCAGTACATTGGGAACGCGGCAGAAGCTGAGGGTTTTTACTACGAAATTGAGATTTTTAAGCCCGGGAGGACCAAGAAAAGAGTTCTTTTGAGCGATTATTGTCAGAGTATTGAGCTTGAAAATAGTCAGTTGTTTGGTGATGATTCTTGCATCTGTATCAATACTGATGCTGTCAATGGGTTTGTGAGTAGCGACCAGCTTTTAATTTACTACCTGAGGGTGAATGCTATTAAGGATGAAAAATCAGAACAAGCCCACGGACAAGTCACAGATGTTGCGTATAAAACGGACCACGGAGCCAGACAAAGAGACAGGTCCAAGGGACCACCAAATCTTGCCAAGAAAGAttacaaaaagaaatacaacCAACATCACAATAGCAAACAAAATAAGCAGAAGGAAGGGTTCGTCTTACTTTAA
- the LOC664418 gene encoding probable peptidoglycan muropeptide transporter SLC46, with product MPQCVIGNIKIHIEVPLVLIFFAFIVSDSVKTNLIIFRTCYVTLGYNKSECALLGSKHTDNSTANLEKIVEPYAALVNMVGLLVDGCISAVTCLVIGPWSDRFGRKPILIIPVFGFIVTYLLLALFAVLENLSPWYILLCSIPILVTGGVSSYLTVLLCYITDVTNENNRGMRMGVFEALLSLGIFLGNVSSSYIFAATNYSTVFLLSSACCLLNLLFTMFFIPESITSPESEGRLKGLFQFDNVTDLVKTTFKKRRNYDRCVVLSCVLMLTLFILVINGDGALVFLFLREKFHWSLEQYTLFSAAHNVTWVLGTAVGIYLLHKLLKIPETVMIVIGFISMFIGALVMGLAIYSWQVYAAAFSRALGGVLSPMVRSLVSKIVPNDEIGKVFALIVATESLIGMGGSPIFTAIYNTTISTDAGIFNFVAAGVYVVEILIAIGIILVRNVTTSTTENYSQIVNENDNEERSTVDVSSLS from the exons ATGCCACAATGCGTAATcggaaacataaaaattcacATAGAAGTGCCTCTAGTCctcatattttttgcatttattgttTCAG ATTCAGTTAAGACTAACTTAATCATCTTTCGAACATGCTATGTGACACTGGGTTACAACAAATCAGAATGTGCCTTACTTGGAAGCAAACACACCGACAACAGCACAgccaatttagaaaaaatcgtgGAACCTTATGCAGCTTTAGTAAACATGGTTGGGTTACTAGTAGATGGATGTATTTCAGCGGTGACATGTCTAGTGATAGGTCCTTGGTCGGACCGGTTTGGTCGGAAACCAATCCTTATTATTCCAGTCTTTG GATTTATTGTAACATATCTGCTCCTTGCACTTTTTGCCGTTTTGGAGAACTTATCTCCTTGGTATATCCTTCTATGTTCAATTCCCATACTTGTAACCGGAGGAGTATCTTCCTACCTTACTGTTCTTTTATGCTACATAACTGATGTAACTAATGAGAACAATCGCGGGATGAGAATGGGCGTTTTTGAGGCTCTTCTCTCTCTAGGAATATTCTTGGGGAACGTTTCAAGCTCCTATATTTTTGCAGCCACTAACTACTCTACCGTTTTTCTATTATCATCAGCTTGCTGTTTactcaatttattatttaccatGTTTTTCATACCGGAATCGATCACAAGTCCCGAATCTGAG GGACGTCTCAAAGGCCTGTTTCAATTCGACAATGTCACAGATTTGGTCAAAACAACTTTCAAAAAACGAAGAAACTACGACCGCTGTGTTGTCCTCTCTTGCGTCCTAATGCTCACactttttattcttgtgatAAACGGAGACGGAGCTTTGGTTTTCCtatttttaagagaaaaattcCACTGGTCTTTGGAACAGTACACACTGTTTAGCGCCGCTCACAACGTGACCTGGGTTTTGGGCACCGCTGTCGGTATTTACCTGTTAcacaaattgttgaaaattcctGAAACCGTAATGATTGTGATTGGTTTCATTTCCATGTTTATTGGGGCCCTGGTTATGGGTCTAGCTATCTACAGTTGGCAGGTTTATGCTG CTGCGTTTTCACGCGCTTTGGGGGGCGTTTTGAGTCCGATGGTCCGATCTCTGGTCTCGAAAATAGTGCCAAATGACGAAATCGGGAAAGTTTTCGCGTTGATTGTCGCCACGGAATCTTTGATTGGAATGGGGGGATCCCCGATTTTTACCGCAATTTACAACACCACGATTTCCACCGATGCGgggatttttaatttcgtggCTGCGGGCGTTTATGttgttgaaattttgataGCAAT aggCATTATTTTGGTGAGGAACGTCACTACGTCTACGACTGAAAATTATAGCCAAATTGTGAACGAGAACGATAACGAAGAGAGATCAACTGTGGATGTTTCAAGtttgtcttaa